The Agrobacterium cucumeris genome has a segment encoding these proteins:
- a CDS encoding helix-turn-helix domain-containing protein, with translation MTISVSELNSDHETDAPFAKKVLTARTLAGYTVEQLAVTCGLTTTEIHALEDGTDSDPSRIRRVAAALHIPVETVI, from the coding sequence ATGACAATTTCAGTCTCAGAACTTAATTCCGATCACGAAACCGATGCTCCTTTTGCCAAAAAGGTCCTGACCGCGCGCACGCTCGCCGGCTATACGGTCGAACAGCTTGCTGTCACCTGCGGTCTCACCACCACCGAAATCCACGCACTGGAAGACGGCACCGACAGCGATCCATCGCGTATCAGACGCGTTGCCGCTGCCCTGCATATTCCTGTCGAAACCGTTATCTGA
- a CDS encoding RHE_PE00001 family protein, which produces MIYDISDIQIEKLLIAAARAGEALARLDERISRSPMKHGFIERQDFTDAISSMWVDGELVHMEDLVLHDAHMDVRAPTHEMTAAHRILRSRRLIFSNAAGWAFTAPGLSRLRGRATLAADEVPRPQETGDHTRSEESGTDGEALLDGAFSELDALLARSSATLEAITAGNMPAPVNQRQEGHPIINEPDWDEDERLKEWLELHARTAELPTILRTAILLDAWNMIEVLQRSPWLGRLLAAAFLREGAVTPDHLPALSAGLRAVPRERRHARNQTQRLLALLDSFYEAAQTSLKEHDRLTHARDRMMRKLTGRRSSSRLPELVELVVSRPVVSAAMIVKELGTTPQGAIGLANQLELREVTGRGRFRAWGML; this is translated from the coding sequence ATGATTTATGATATATCGGACATCCAGATCGAAAAGCTTCTCATCGCCGCCGCCCGTGCAGGCGAAGCGCTGGCGCGGCTGGACGAGCGGATCAGCCGCTCGCCGATGAAACACGGCTTCATCGAAAGGCAGGATTTTACCGATGCGATTTCCTCCATGTGGGTCGATGGCGAACTTGTCCATATGGAAGATCTGGTCCTGCATGACGCCCATATGGACGTGCGCGCGCCTACCCACGAGATGACGGCGGCGCACCGGATATTGCGGTCGAGGCGGCTGATCTTTTCCAATGCCGCCGGCTGGGCCTTCACTGCGCCCGGCCTTTCCAGATTACGGGGCAGAGCCACACTTGCAGCCGACGAGGTGCCACGTCCCCAGGAAACCGGAGATCACACCCGCAGCGAAGAGAGCGGGACGGATGGGGAAGCGTTGCTGGACGGGGCTTTTTCCGAACTGGATGCGCTGCTGGCGCGAAGCTCCGCGACGCTTGAGGCGATTACCGCCGGTAACATGCCCGCGCCCGTGAATCAGCGGCAGGAAGGCCATCCGATCATCAACGAGCCTGACTGGGACGAGGATGAACGGCTGAAAGAATGGCTGGAACTGCATGCAAGGACGGCAGAACTGCCAACTATCCTTCGCACCGCCATTCTGCTCGACGCGTGGAACATGATCGAGGTGTTACAACGCAGCCCCTGGCTCGGCCGGCTTCTGGCCGCCGCCTTTCTGCGTGAGGGGGCCGTGACGCCCGATCACCTGCCGGCGCTCAGCGCCGGTCTCCGCGCCGTTCCGCGCGAGCGCCGACACGCCAGAAACCAGACACAGCGGCTGCTTGCCCTTCTGGACAGTTTTTACGAGGCGGCCCAGACCAGTCTGAAAGAACATGACCGGCTGACCCACGCGCGGGATCGCATGATGCGCAAGCTCACCGGCCGGCGCTCATCCTCACGTTTGCCGGAACTGGTGGAGCTGGTGGTTTCCCGGCCGGTGGTTTCAGCGGCAATGATCGTCAAGGAACTCGGCACCACACCGCAGGGCGCAATCGGGCTCGCCAATCAGCTGGAATTGCGGGAAGTTACGGGTCGCGGCCGTTTCCGCGCCTGGGGCATGCTTTAA
- a CDS encoding MFS transporter has translation MANGPATAPDQKTRLKSIIGGSAGNLVEWYDWYVYSAFTLYFAPVFFPSGNQTAELLSAAAVFAVGFLMRPIGAWFMGTYADRKGRKAGLTLSVTLMCLGSLLIAITPGHETIGIAAPAILVFARLLQGISVGGEYGASATYLSEMAGKSRRGFFSSFQYVTLISGQLLALAVLLVLQRMLTPIQLGEWGWRIPFFIGGILAIAVFYIRRGLAETQSFENAKAGDADKPKSSGWALFKHYPREALMVMALTSGGTLAFYAYTTYLQKFLVNTSGFSKESATEITTAALFVFMLCQPLAGALSDKIGRKPLMVGFGILGTLFTYLIFTTLATTTDPIMAFALVLVGLLIVTGYTSINAVVKAEMFPAHIRALGVALPYALANTIFGGTAEFVALKFKQIGHENWFFWYVTVMIALSLVVYVKMRDTRDHSHIHED, from the coding sequence ATGGCAAATGGTCCCGCCACCGCGCCGGATCAGAAAACCCGTTTGAAATCCATTATCGGCGGATCGGCGGGCAATCTCGTCGAATGGTACGACTGGTACGTCTATTCGGCCTTCACCCTTTATTTCGCGCCGGTGTTCTTCCCTTCCGGAAACCAGACCGCCGAACTGTTGAGCGCTGCCGCCGTTTTTGCCGTCGGATTTCTGATGCGGCCCATCGGGGCCTGGTTCATGGGCACCTATGCCGACCGCAAGGGCCGCAAGGCCGGCCTGACCTTGTCCGTTACGCTGATGTGTCTCGGCTCCCTGCTGATCGCCATTACACCCGGCCATGAGACGATCGGCATTGCCGCGCCTGCCATTCTGGTTTTCGCCCGCCTTCTGCAGGGCATCAGCGTCGGCGGCGAATATGGCGCCAGCGCTACCTATCTCAGTGAAATGGCCGGCAAGAGCCGTCGCGGCTTCTTCTCCAGCTTCCAGTATGTAACGCTGATCTCCGGCCAGCTTCTGGCGCTGGCGGTGCTTCTGGTGCTGCAGCGGATGCTGACGCCGATACAGCTTGGCGAGTGGGGCTGGCGCATTCCCTTCTTCATCGGCGGCATTCTGGCGATTGCGGTATTTTACATCCGTCGTGGCCTTGCCGAAACGCAGTCTTTCGAAAACGCCAAGGCGGGCGACGCCGACAAGCCGAAATCCAGCGGATGGGCGCTTTTCAAGCACTATCCGCGGGAAGCATTGATGGTCATGGCGCTGACATCAGGCGGCACGCTCGCCTTCTACGCCTACACCACCTATCTGCAGAAATTCCTCGTCAACACCTCCGGTTTCAGCAAGGAAAGTGCGACTGAAATTACCACGGCGGCGCTTTTCGTCTTCATGTTGTGTCAGCCGCTTGCCGGTGCGCTGTCCGATAAGATCGGCCGCAAACCGCTGATGGTGGGTTTCGGCATTCTCGGCACGCTGTTTACCTACCTCATCTTCACCACGCTGGCGACGACGACCGATCCGATCATGGCTTTCGCCCTCGTTCTGGTCGGCCTGCTGATCGTTACCGGCTACACCTCCATCAATGCGGTGGTGAAGGCGGAAATGTTCCCCGCCCATATCCGCGCGCTTGGCGTGGCGCTGCCCTATGCGCTGGCGAATACCATTTTTGGTGGAACGGCGGAGTTCGTGGCTTTGAAGTTCAAGCAGATCGGCCATGAAAACTGGTTCTTCTGGTATGTAACGGTCATGATTGCGCTGTCGCTGGTGGTCTATGTGAAGATGCGCGATACACGCGATCACAGCCACATCCACGAGGATTGA
- a CDS encoding sensor histidine kinase: MARPTSMTRKLVTALTSVVAISWLLACGLGVMVMQDEFAEIFDAGVQETAERLLPLLADDLRENNTAPASRKLNPSAEGAEYLTYQVRDREGQVVLHSHDSSTEPFEVSLDPGFSETATQRIYTVATPDGNYFLQVADAFANRREAIEEAGSALLLPVLILIPASIFAVIVVVRRTLQPIQTLRDEIGKKDGGNLAPLETQPFPGELHPIARSVNLLLGRLRSAIEAEREFTANSAHELRTPIAGALAQAQRLHADIPPELAPRVENIEKSLQHLGHLAEKLLQMSRAEARIGVTDTANDVIPVLELVIDDMVRTAIGKSRIRFTNHCEDGLSCRIGADAFGIIVRNLLENALIHSPAGSPVQILAEQDGTIRIINSGPAIDGALLPKLTTRFARGPTKADGTGLGLAIVKSLVEQTGGELLLSSPAPGRQDGFEARVVLPVETA, from the coding sequence CATGGTGATGCAGGACGAATTTGCCGAGATTTTCGATGCCGGCGTGCAGGAAACGGCCGAAAGGCTGCTGCCGCTTCTGGCCGACGATCTCAGGGAAAACAACACGGCGCCGGCCTCGCGCAAGCTCAACCCTTCGGCGGAAGGCGCGGAATATCTGACCTATCAGGTGCGCGACCGGGAAGGACAGGTCGTGCTGCATTCGCATGATAGTTCGACGGAGCCTTTCGAAGTCTCACTCGATCCCGGTTTTTCCGAAACCGCGACACAGCGCATCTACACGGTTGCAACGCCGGACGGCAATTATTTCCTGCAGGTCGCCGATGCCTTCGCCAACCGGCGCGAGGCGATCGAGGAAGCGGGCAGCGCGCTGCTTTTGCCCGTACTCATCCTCATTCCCGCCAGCATCTTTGCGGTGATCGTGGTGGTGCGCAGGACCCTGCAACCGATACAGACCCTGCGCGACGAGATCGGCAAAAAAGATGGCGGCAATCTTGCACCGCTCGAAACGCAGCCTTTTCCCGGCGAACTGCATCCCATCGCCCGCTCGGTCAATCTGCTGCTTGGACGGCTGCGATCGGCAATCGAAGCCGAGCGGGAATTCACCGCCAATAGCGCGCACGAATTGCGGACGCCAATTGCCGGCGCGCTGGCGCAGGCGCAGCGGCTGCATGCCGATATTCCGCCGGAACTTGCGCCGCGCGTCGAGAATATCGAGAAATCCCTGCAACATCTGGGCCATCTCGCCGAAAAGCTGCTGCAGATGTCGCGGGCCGAAGCAAGGATCGGCGTGACCGATACGGCAAATGATGTCATCCCCGTTCTCGAACTCGTCATCGACGACATGGTGAGAACGGCGATAGGCAAATCCCGCATCCGCTTCACCAATCACTGCGAGGACGGCCTGTCCTGCAGGATAGGCGCGGACGCCTTCGGCATCATCGTGCGCAACCTTCTCGAAAATGCCCTGATCCACAGCCCGGCGGGAAGCCCGGTGCAGATTTTGGCGGAACAGGACGGCACGATCCGCATCATCAATTCCGGACCGGCAATCGACGGGGCGCTGCTGCCCAAACTGACGACCCGTTTTGCCCGAGGCCCGACCAAGGCGGATGGCACCGGGCTTGGCCTTGCGATCGTCAAAAGCCTGGTGGAACAGACCGGCGGCGAATTGCTGCTTTCTTCACCCGCACCCGGCCGGCAAGACGGTTTTGAGGCGCGCGTAGTTCTGCCTGTCGAAACCGCCTGA